From Deltaproteobacteria bacterium, one genomic window encodes:
- a CDS encoding B12-binding domain-containing radical SAM protein encodes MSSAPHILLINPYIQDFTAFDLWAKPLGLLYLAGTLRANGYQVHLMDCLDIHFKGTETLSPPPVRKAYGTGKYFRQRLSKPSVLQNIPRYYYRYGVPPHLFLAALKELPRPRAVLITSSMTYWYGGIIETVKLVRSVFPESPIILGGIYATLMPEHARKIIDPDYLITGPGEGAILKLLASLTGIAPQVTPDPDVPDSYPFPAYDLYSSLDYIGLLTSRGCPFACPYCASGLLQPQFSQRSVEGVMDEIVYWHQAKGILDFAFYDDALLIGFENHLGPILETLLRKDISVRFHTPNALHVREITLERAGLLFKAGFKTVRLGLETTNWERQKAWGGKMNQADLDQAIIALKKAGFGNNQIEVYLLIGLPGQTLKEIKQTIQEVKTLGLRPRLAEYSPLPKTALWDEACRVSRFSLAEEPLFHNNSLWPCLNPFSWETVQNLKDLVRA; translated from the coding sequence ATGTCATCCGCCCCTCACATCCTATTGATCAATCCTTATATCCAGGACTTTACCGCCTTTGATCTCTGGGCCAAACCCCTGGGATTACTTTATCTGGCCGGAACCTTGCGGGCCAACGGCTACCAGGTACACCTCATGGACTGCCTGGATATCCATTTTAAAGGAACCGAAACCCTGTCTCCTCCTCCGGTCCGCAAGGCCTATGGGACCGGAAAATATTTCCGCCAGCGCCTTTCCAAACCTTCGGTCCTGCAAAACATCCCCAGATACTATTACCGTTACGGGGTCCCGCCCCATCTTTTTTTGGCTGCCCTGAAAGAACTTCCCAGACCTCGAGCCGTTTTGATCACCTCCTCGATGACCTATTGGTACGGGGGGATTATCGAGACTGTAAAATTGGTCCGATCCGTCTTCCCCGAATCCCCGATTATCCTGGGTGGTATCTATGCCACCTTGATGCCCGAGCACGCCCGAAAGATAATAGACCCTGATTATCTTATCACCGGTCCGGGAGAAGGGGCAATTTTAAAATTACTGGCTTCTCTTACCGGAATTGCGCCTCAAGTCACGCCGGACCCCGATGTTCCGGACAGCTATCCTTTCCCGGCCTATGATTTGTATTCCTCCCTGGACTATATTGGTCTTTTAACTTCCCGGGGATGTCCTTTTGCCTGTCCCTATTGCGCCTCCGGACTCCTGCAACCCCAATTCTCTCAACGTTCCGTGGAAGGTGTGATGGATGAGATCGTATACTGGCATCAGGCCAAAGGGATTTTGGATTTTGCCTTTTATGATGATGCCCTGTTGATCGGATTTGAGAATCATCTGGGGCCTATCCTGGAGACCTTGCTCAGGAAGGACATTTCCGTGCGCTTTCATACCCCCAATGCCCTTCATGTCCGTGAGATCACGCTGGAAAGGGCCGGTCTCCTTTTTAAAGCCGGTTTCAAAACGGTGCGTTTGGGCCTGGAAACAACCAACTGGGAGCGGCAAAAGGCCTGGGGGGGTAAGATGAATCAGGCCGATCTGGATCAGGCTATAATTGCCTTGAAAAAAGCCGGATTTGGAAATAATCAGATTGAGGTCTATCTTTTGATCGGGCTTCCGGGTCAGACCTTGAAAGAAATTAAGCAGACGATTCAGGAGGTAAAAACGTTGGGGCTCCGTCCCAGACTGGCCGAATACTCGCCCTTGCCCAAAACGGCCCTATGGGATGAAGCCTGCCGTGTTTCCCGATTCTCCTTAGCCGAAGAACCCCTGTTCCACAATAATTCCTTATGGCCTTGTCTTAACCCATTTTCCTGGGAAACGGTTCAAAATTTAAAAGACCTGGTTCGAGCATAA
- a CDS encoding BrnA antitoxin family protein — MSLRVDRDVLEWFKAQGAGYQSKMNAVLKAFKEESA, encoded by the coding sequence ATCTCTTTACGGGTGGACCGTGATGTCTTGGAATGGTTCAAAGCGCAGGGGGCGGGATACCAGTCAAAAATGAATGCCGTGCTTAAGGCGTTCAAAGAAGAGTCCGCCTGA